From Pedobacter cryoconitis, one genomic window encodes:
- a CDS encoding RagB/SusD family nutrient uptake outer membrane protein produces MMKQVYKILPLIMMALSFGSCKKDFLEINPEQQTDVNMVVVDLPSTRAAVMGTYSLLQSAAYYGRSLVVLPEVMSDNLYISRRNSNRYTSYDQYITTVNDGTASGSWNTLYKTIVNANIIISKGEQLVVPETESGEMKHLIGEAYTLRALAHFDLLRLYAAPYNASADASHIGIPVVIKSGTSKEDVISPKRNTVKEGYTQLVSDLQKAITLLPAAAPIGFSASNRGHIAHYAAKALLSRVYLYMGDWVNAEALATEVINSNKYTLLSNANYVTGSTNFRTQNNSEAIFEVQYTLTDNLAQDALSSFLLQGASYGDGLATDDLYNLYKSTDVRRGFMTKSKRSGSGGEDPAFVITKYNNISTYEEGVKVIRLSEVYLIRAEARAKQGKDGLAAADLDVVAKRADTTKPTTTETGTALQNLILVENRKEFAFEGHRLFDLTRNKAGFVKYRTGGITIPVANTSLKTVLPIPLAEMNANPNMEQNQGYK; encoded by the coding sequence ATGATGAAACAAGTATATAAAATATTACCGCTAATTATGATGGCCCTATCCTTTGGCTCTTGTAAAAAGGACTTTCTGGAAATTAATCCGGAGCAGCAGACTGATGTGAATATGGTAGTTGTAGATTTACCAAGTACCAGGGCGGCTGTGATGGGAACTTATAGCCTTTTACAAAGCGCAGCTTATTATGGGCGCAGTTTAGTTGTACTGCCAGAGGTGATGTCGGATAATCTGTATATCAGCAGAAGGAATTCTAACCGCTATACGAGCTATGATCAGTACATTACAACAGTAAATGACGGTACTGCGTCAGGTTCCTGGAATACATTGTATAAAACGATCGTCAATGCGAATATCATTATTTCCAAAGGGGAGCAGCTGGTTGTTCCTGAAACGGAGTCTGGTGAAATGAAACATCTGATCGGGGAGGCTTATACGCTAAGGGCACTGGCTCATTTTGATCTATTGCGTTTATATGCTGCGCCTTACAACGCATCGGCTGATGCCAGTCATATCGGAATCCCTGTAGTGATTAAAAGCGGGACAAGTAAAGAAGATGTGATTTCTCCAAAAAGAAATACGGTTAAAGAAGGATATACGCAGCTGGTTAGTGATCTGCAAAAAGCGATTACTTTACTTCCTGCGGCTGCGCCAATAGGCTTCAGTGCTTCTAACAGAGGACATATCGCACATTATGCAGCAAAAGCTTTATTGTCCAGAGTCTATTTGTATATGGGCGACTGGGTAAATGCAGAAGCATTAGCTACAGAGGTCATCAATAGTAATAAATACACTTTATTAAGCAACGCGAATTATGTTACTGGCTCGACGAATTTCAGGACTCAAAACAATAGTGAGGCTATCTTTGAGGTACAATATACATTGACAGATAACCTGGCTCAGGATGCATTATCCAGCTTTTTATTACAGGGTGCAAGTTATGGAGATGGTCTGGCAACTGATGATTTGTATAATTTATACAAGAGTACCGATGTGCGCAGAGGTTTTATGACTAAAAGTAAAAGAAGTGGCAGCGGTGGTGAAGATCCTGCTTTTGTGATCACGAAGTATAACAATATTTCCACTTATGAGGAAGGGGTTAAAGTGATCCGTTTATCAGAGGTTTATTTAATCAGAGCAGAAGCAAGGGCAAAACAAGGTAAGGATGGTTTAGCGGCGGCCGATTTGGATGTGGTTGCGAAACGTGCAGATACAACAAAACCAACCACTACGGAAACCGGAACAGCTTTACAAAACCTTATTCTTGTTGAAAACCGTAAAGAGTTCGCTTTTGAGGGACATCGTTTGTTTGATCTGACACGCAACAAGGCAGGATTTGTTAAATACCGCACAGGTGGTATTACTATACCTGTAGCGAACACTTCTTTGAAAACTGTGCTGCCAATTCCTTTAGCTGAAATGAATGCGAATCCGAATATGGAACAAAATCAAGGTTATAAATAA
- a CDS encoding metallophosphoesterase, with translation MNLLTLVLPLLINSIGLNADTAGQVNVNDGPYVLYQKEQIEVHSIKLEDGVRKAKVQRFSAQAGLPLKVQFSDHPEWDFTVKLQRVLQNEPAEFKQPDRMIALSDIEGEFEAFRKLLLANKIMDEQYHWIFGKGHLVICGDLFDRGKEVPATLWLLYKLEQEAKAKGGYLHTILGNHDIMNLSGDLRYVETKYFENAKLMGLDYKELYSQDTEMGRWLRSKNLIEKIGDNLCLHAGVAPVINTLKMGLTEINTKCRPYYDKAKKRDLITDSVTRKFFDGTRSSLFWYRGYFIEPKATPEEVDQTLSLYKVKRIIVGHTITAGNVGFYYQGKVLGIDVNQHKGKHEGALYENKTWYKINTSGNKLPLPTGS, from the coding sequence ATGAATTTACTAACGCTGGTATTGCCGCTTTTGATCAATAGTATAGGGCTGAATGCCGATACTGCTGGTCAGGTAAATGTGAACGATGGCCCTTATGTACTTTATCAAAAAGAGCAGATAGAGGTACACAGTATAAAGCTTGAAGACGGTGTCCGAAAGGCTAAGGTTCAACGTTTTTCAGCTCAAGCTGGCCTTCCTTTAAAAGTTCAGTTTTCTGATCATCCGGAATGGGATTTTACGGTGAAATTGCAAAGGGTTCTTCAAAATGAACCTGCGGAATTTAAACAACCAGACCGGATGATTGCGCTTTCTGATATAGAAGGGGAATTTGAAGCTTTCAGAAAACTATTACTGGCTAATAAAATAATGGATGAACAGTATCACTGGATTTTTGGAAAAGGACACCTGGTTATCTGCGGCGACTTGTTTGACCGTGGAAAAGAGGTTCCGGCTACGCTCTGGCTGCTGTATAAGCTGGAACAGGAGGCTAAAGCTAAAGGGGGTTATCTGCACACTATTCTGGGCAACCACGATATCATGAACCTGAGCGGCGACTTACGTTATGTAGAGACTAAATATTTTGAAAATGCAAAGTTGATGGGACTGGATTATAAAGAACTTTATAGTCAGGACACAGAAATGGGGCGTTGGCTGAGGAGTAAAAATCTGATCGAGAAAATTGGGGATAACCTTTGCCTGCATGCAGGAGTTGCACCAGTAATCAATACGTTGAAAATGGGGCTGACTGAAATCAATACTAAATGCCGTCCGTATTACGACAAAGCAAAAAAACGTGATTTAATAACGGACAGTGTGACCAGAAAATTCTTTGATGGTACACGTTCTTCTTTGTTTTGGTACCGCGGATATTTTATCGAACCCAAAGCAACCCCGGAAGAAGTTGACCAGACACTCTCGCTTTACAAAGTGAAAAGAATCATTGTCGGACATACGATTACTGCCGGTAATGTTGGCTTTTATTACCAAGGCAAAGTATTGGGAATCGATGTTAATCAGCATAAAGGCAAACATGAAGGTGCGCTTTATGAAAATAAAACCTGGTATAAGATTAATACTTCTGGAAATAAACTACCACTGCCCACGGGCTCATAA
- a CDS encoding ArnT family glycosyltransferase — MCKNQSSDLKNQNIWYSIIIGCGIFVRLFHLLYNRSLWLDEVYLATSLIKMNYIELVTHPLDYQQKAPIGFLWSVKTCIHLLGTNEMVLRLFPMLCGIAAIFLFIPVAKYFLRPLAALTAVALLALAPPLVFHSVEIKQYSTELFATVLILYIYIRYQHRLAWGALLTWGILGAVILWFSYSSIFILAGMATGISCKNLYRRDWKLFFRQLVPFLLWVAGFALNYLLFTHKHAESKWAAEWFDFYHYFMPLPPANMEELRWYPAALYHLIEYPLGLTWKLYTGNSVLLKALLNTPWLSLIGLFYGIWLYIKEKRYALILLFPFLFMFLASGLKLYPLNERFWVFICPLLILFIVNGTDQIASFFKSDKINLLLFILLIIAPVYNSVQAMIHPDEFIIHKRSFQKQALAYINSHFQPGDLVYVYWNDLPGYRFYKHTYPYNFTALEGGDYRKVSTSYPDYLNHLQKDFKSFEGKKRIWVIYNHLILTDIGDEIDQPAWYYLKNINPADRLMNHLSKLGKQQNVYTSFDVKVVLITLKP; from the coding sequence ATGTGTAAAAACCAATCCAGCGATCTCAAAAACCAAAATATTTGGTACAGTATAATTATTGGGTGCGGTATTTTTGTTCGTCTCTTCCATCTTTTATATAACCGCTCCCTGTGGCTGGATGAAGTTTATCTGGCAACCAGCCTGATCAAAATGAATTATATCGAGCTGGTAACACACCCACTGGACTATCAGCAGAAAGCTCCGATTGGTTTTCTATGGAGCGTTAAAACATGCATTCATCTTTTGGGAACGAATGAAATGGTACTGCGTTTATTCCCTATGTTATGTGGTATAGCCGCAATTTTCCTGTTCATTCCTGTAGCGAAGTATTTTCTTCGTCCTCTGGCAGCATTAACGGCGGTTGCCCTGTTAGCGCTGGCCCCTCCTCTTGTTTTCCATTCCGTTGAGATTAAACAGTATTCAACTGAACTGTTTGCTACCGTACTGATCCTGTATATTTATATCCGCTATCAGCATCGGTTAGCCTGGGGCGCACTTCTGACCTGGGGGATTTTAGGGGCAGTAATTCTCTGGTTCTCTTACTCTTCTATATTTATTCTGGCTGGAATGGCCACAGGTATCAGCTGTAAAAATCTTTACAGAAGGGACTGGAAACTATTCTTCAGGCAACTCGTTCCTTTTCTACTATGGGTAGCCGGTTTTGCCCTGAACTACCTGCTGTTTACACACAAACATGCAGAGTCTAAATGGGCAGCTGAATGGTTTGATTTTTACCATTATTTTATGCCATTGCCACCAGCTAACATGGAGGAATTACGCTGGTATCCAGCAGCTTTGTATCATTTAATAGAATATCCGCTCGGCCTGACCTGGAAATTGTATACAGGAAATTCTGTTTTGCTTAAAGCGCTTCTGAATACTCCCTGGTTATCTCTGATCGGGTTATTTTACGGCATATGGCTTTATATTAAAGAGAAAAGATATGCGCTGATCCTGCTATTTCCCTTTTTATTTATGTTCCTGGCTTCAGGACTTAAACTTTATCCTTTAAATGAACGGTTCTGGGTTTTCATTTGTCCTTTGCTTATCCTCTTTATTGTCAATGGAACTGATCAGATTGCTTCCTTTTTCAAATCAGACAAAATCAACCTGCTGTTATTTATACTCTTAATAATAGCACCAGTTTACAATTCTGTACAAGCAATGATCCATCCCGATGAATTTATCATTCATAAAAGATCTTTTCAAAAACAGGCGCTGGCTTATATCAATAGTCATTTTCAACCGGGCGATTTAGTTTATGTATACTGGAATGACCTGCCTGGCTATCGTTTTTACAAGCATACCTACCCTTATAATTTTACCGCACTTGAAGGAGGAGATTACCGCAAAGTTTCAACCAGCTATCCGGACTATTTAAATCATTTACAAAAGGACTTTAAATCATTTGAAGGAAAGAAAAGGATCTGGGTGATTTACAATCATCTTATTCTAACTGATATTGGCGATGAAATAGATCAGCCCGCCTGGTATTATTTAAAAAATATCAATCCTGCAGATCGCCTGATGAACCACCTCTCCAAATTGGGGAAACAGCAAAATGTTTATACCTCATTTGATGTAAAGGTTGTTTTGATTACGCTGAAACCTTAA
- a CDS encoding HAD family hydrolase, with amino-acid sequence MNVIDWEKIKVLILDVDGTLYNQSGLRRKMLYALLKYYLVRPIQLKDLLILYFFRSEREKRAGYCSNNLEIEQYQWCAAKVNAPLERIKKVVSRWMFEFPNPYLYACRYAELYPFLQLLKAYQIKVAIYSDYRATDKLKALKVEADLVVASTDKEINCLKPEPIALFHIMKHFDVDSAACLYIGDRDELDGICADQAKIRYLNINEYNSGALYTVLANSLREHYK; translated from the coding sequence GTGAATGTTATAGATTGGGAGAAAATAAAAGTTCTGATTCTTGATGTAGATGGTACTTTATACAATCAGTCTGGATTAAGAAGAAAAATGTTATATGCATTGCTAAAATACTATTTAGTCAGGCCAATACAACTCAAAGATCTTCTGATTTTATACTTTTTTCGTTCCGAGCGTGAAAAAAGAGCGGGTTATTGCAGTAATAATCTAGAAATTGAACAATATCAGTGGTGTGCAGCTAAAGTAAATGCACCATTGGAAAGAATTAAAAAGGTCGTTTCAAGATGGATGTTTGAATTTCCAAATCCCTATTTATATGCTTGCCGATACGCTGAATTATATCCATTTTTGCAACTGCTAAAAGCATATCAGATTAAAGTGGCCATTTACTCAGATTATAGGGCAACTGACAAGTTAAAAGCTTTAAAAGTTGAAGCTGATTTAGTGGTTGCGTCTACTGATAAAGAGATCAATTGTCTGAAGCCGGAACCAATAGCTTTGTTTCATATCATGAAGCATTTTGATGTTGATTCAGCAGCGTGTCTTTATATCGGTGACCGCGACGAACTGGATGGAATATGTGCTGATCAGGCCAAAATACGCTACCTCAATATCAATGAATATAATTCAGGCGCTTTATATACAGTGCTTGCAAATAGTTTAAGAGAACACTATAAATAA
- a CDS encoding UbiA prenyltransferase family protein — MTVKKKAGLKDYIALARPDSWVKNVFMVPGMLFALSVFKTPIDSHLFFKIIVGIISTCLIASANYVINEYLDADFDRFHPLKKNRSSVVYTVNPKLVYLEYVALAIAGLSLAYLISYKFILLSAFLLFMGIIYNVRPFRSKERVFLDVLSESVNNPIRFGLGWFIFSPALGAPDSKWDFDWINTFPPTSIIVAYWMGGAFLMATKRFAEYRMIGNPETAGQYRRSFKFYTENSLLVSMFFYAITSAFFMGIFLIKDRIELLVSFPFFALLFSWYLRIGLLNDSPVQGSEKLHTRKWFMLYLFLFTALLCILMFVDIPWLYWFLKNASNIR; from the coding sequence ATGACGGTTAAAAAAAAGGCGGGTCTTAAAGATTATATAGCCCTCGCCCGCCCGGATAGCTGGGTGAAAAACGTTTTCATGGTACCTGGAATGCTGTTTGCATTATCCGTATTTAAAACACCAATAGACAGCCATCTGTTCTTTAAAATCATTGTTGGGATCATTAGTACTTGTTTAATTGCATCGGCAAACTATGTAATCAATGAGTATCTGGATGCCGATTTTGACAGATTCCATCCTTTAAAAAAGAACAGATCTTCTGTTGTCTATACGGTAAACCCAAAATTAGTTTACCTGGAATACGTTGCTCTTGCAATTGCAGGGCTGTCATTAGCTTATCTGATCTCCTATAAGTTTATCCTGCTTTCCGCATTTCTTCTGTTCATGGGGATTATTTATAATGTAAGGCCTTTCAGAAGTAAAGAGCGTGTATTTCTGGATGTACTCTCTGAATCAGTGAATAATCCTATCCGTTTTGGTTTGGGCTGGTTCATATTTTCTCCGGCATTAGGTGCTCCGGACAGCAAATGGGATTTCGACTGGATCAACACTTTCCCTCCAACCAGTATTATTGTTGCTTACTGGATGGGAGGTGCATTTTTAATGGCCACTAAACGTTTTGCTGAATACAGGATGATTGGAAACCCCGAAACGGCTGGTCAGTACCGGAGATCGTTTAAGTTTTATACAGAAAACAGCTTGCTGGTCTCTATGTTTTTTTACGCGATTACCTCTGCCTTTTTTATGGGTATTTTCCTGATTAAGGACAGAATAGAATTACTGGTTAGTTTTCCGTTTTTCGCTTTGTTATTTTCATGGTATCTCAGAATTGGATTATTGAACGATTCTCCGGTACAGGGTTCCGAAAAACTACATACACGTAAGTGGTTTATGTTATATTTATTTCTTTTTACGGCATTGCTTTGCATTTTGATGTTTGTTGATATTCCATGGTTATATTGGTTCCTTAAAAACGCATCAAATATTAGATGA
- a CDS encoding GMC oxidoreductase: MKYDYYDLIIVGTGFSSTFFLKKYLEKNKGVKRILVLERGQLFPHSERLKIKRGELADSPASGNAWEDQIINKTPEKRWPFTTAFGGSSNCWWGCTPRFMPSDFKMKTLFGVENDWPVTYEELDPYYEEAEELMAISGPEGTPFPKKSKYPLPPHNFSPIDKILNQKYGNQYISQPTARASRGTKGRNQCMANSSCDVCPVDAKFTIENSGIDVYQNAQVELLYGAQVYRLETTGNVAKKVCYVKDGKDFEIAGEVIVLGANPMFNSNILLNSGDRNPLTGRGFGEQLGMQVLIYLDNLKNTGGSTWVNANGYMLYDGNHRKDYAACLIETNNAPYNIRLERGKWLNMTSFRMIFEDLPLVTNYITTTSNKLVPEINFKGGRSAYALKGMENMKKVLPGILSCLPVEKLKFLDPFPNEGHILGGTRMGKTAADSVVDKNMVHHQYRNVFVLGSGSFTTFSASNPTLTLSALSLYSADHSF; the protein is encoded by the coding sequence ATGAAATACGATTATTACGATTTAATTATTGTCGGGACCGGCTTCTCTTCTACATTTTTTCTGAAAAAGTATCTGGAAAAGAATAAAGGAGTGAAGAGGATCCTTGTGCTTGAACGCGGGCAGTTATTCCCGCATAGTGAAAGATTAAAGATCAAAAGAGGGGAGCTTGCTGATTCCCCGGCTTCGGGTAACGCGTGGGAAGATCAGATCATTAATAAAACCCCGGAGAAAAGATGGCCTTTTACCACTGCTTTTGGAGGAAGTTCCAATTGCTGGTGGGGATGTACACCGAGATTTATGCCATCTGATTTTAAAATGAAGACATTATTTGGAGTAGAAAACGACTGGCCGGTCACTTATGAAGAGCTTGATCCTTATTATGAGGAGGCAGAAGAACTGATGGCTATTTCCGGACCAGAAGGAACACCTTTTCCTAAGAAAAGTAAATACCCGCTTCCACCTCATAATTTCAGTCCGATAGATAAAATACTGAACCAGAAATATGGAAATCAGTATATCAGCCAGCCTACTGCAAGAGCAAGCAGGGGTACAAAAGGAAGAAACCAATGTATGGCCAATTCAAGCTGTGATGTTTGCCCGGTAGATGCTAAATTCACCATAGAGAATTCTGGTATTGACGTTTATCAGAATGCGCAGGTTGAACTTTTATATGGTGCACAGGTTTACCGTTTGGAAACCACAGGCAACGTAGCAAAAAAAGTGTGTTACGTGAAAGACGGAAAGGATTTTGAGATCGCTGGAGAGGTTATCGTTCTGGGTGCTAATCCGATGTTTAATTCCAATATTCTGTTAAATTCGGGTGATCGTAATCCATTGACTGGTAGAGGATTTGGAGAACAGCTTGGTATGCAGGTCTTAATTTATCTGGACAACCTGAAAAATACAGGGGGCAGTACCTGGGTAAATGCAAACGGTTATATGTTGTATGATGGCAATCACCGTAAGGATTATGCTGCCTGTTTGATCGAAACCAATAATGCACCTTATAATATCCGGCTTGAAAGGGGTAAATGGTTAAACATGACTTCTTTCCGGATGATTTTTGAAGATTTACCATTGGTAACGAATTATATCACTACCACTTCAAATAAGCTGGTCCCTGAAATCAATTTTAAAGGAGGCCGGTCAGCTTATGCGCTGAAGGGAATGGAAAACATGAAAAAGGTTCTTCCGGGAATTCTATCGTGTCTTCCTGTTGAAAAATTGAAATTCCTTGATCCTTTTCCTAACGAAGGACATATTTTAGGGGGCACAAGAATGGGGAAAACTGCGGCAGACAGTGTGGTAGATAAAAATATGGTTCACCATCAGTACAGAAATGTTTTCGTACTGGGCAGTGGCTCGTTTACTACTTTTAGTGCATCAAATCCAACACTGACTTTATCAGCTCTGTCATTGTACTCCGCAGATCATTCATTTTAG
- a CDS encoding peroxiredoxin family protein yields MKTKFSSKLAGLLTSVVLISGTASANDSKPLPKEGIWRGVFTVSESQVPFNFEFKGKDLKNALLTLINGSRRDDFHVERRGVDSIYVKMNTYDAALVAKIEDNGTLTGEYRSLVPGFRGNSLPFIAEYGKSYRFVEPGKEIAPKHNISGKWEIKTYTKEAVPASIALLKQSGNKLTGVIMTVVGDTRELEGTVQGDEFELSGFTGPSPFIVKGKINDDNSITGEQGFGIYKNLKFDGLRNEKAELPDPYKLTFLKEGYKKLDFTFPDLKGQQVSLSDDKYKGKVVIIETIGTWCPNCTDQTVFLAPWFKKNQKRGVEAIAIGFEQKDDLEYAKYTLGKLKEKYGITYDILFGGIADKKIVAEKLPALNKFVAFPTTIIIDRKGDVREIYTGYTGTVTGKYYEEYEKKFNKVLDELIAEPVPQLAVATTAAGK; encoded by the coding sequence ATGAAAACTAAATTCTCCTCTAAACTGGCGGGGCTGCTGACTTCAGTCGTACTGATCAGCGGAACTGCCTCCGCAAATGATTCAAAACCCCTTCCAAAAGAAGGGATCTGGCGTGGTGTATTTACAGTCAGTGAATCGCAAGTTCCTTTTAATTTCGAATTTAAGGGGAAAGACTTAAAAAATGCACTGCTGACTTTGATCAATGGTTCAAGACGCGATGATTTTCATGTAGAGCGCCGTGGTGTGGATTCTATCTATGTAAAGATGAATACCTACGATGCAGCACTGGTCGCTAAAATTGAAGACAATGGTACCTTAACTGGTGAATATCGTAGTCTTGTACCCGGCTTCAGAGGTAATTCTCTCCCTTTTATAGCAGAATATGGTAAAAGCTACCGTTTTGTTGAACCAGGGAAAGAGATTGCTCCAAAACATAATATTTCTGGTAAATGGGAAATCAAAACCTACACTAAAGAAGCCGTCCCTGCATCTATCGCACTCTTAAAGCAATCGGGCAATAAACTAACAGGCGTGATTATGACCGTTGTTGGAGATACACGTGAACTGGAAGGTACTGTACAAGGTGATGAATTTGAACTTTCCGGTTTTACAGGCCCAAGCCCGTTTATTGTGAAAGGAAAAATCAATGACGATAACAGCATCACAGGTGAACAAGGTTTTGGAATCTATAAGAACTTAAAGTTTGACGGTTTGCGGAATGAAAAAGCAGAATTACCGGATCCTTATAAACTGACTTTTTTAAAAGAAGGCTATAAGAAACTTGATTTCACTTTTCCAGATTTAAAAGGACAGCAAGTTTCCCTCAGTGATGATAAATACAAAGGTAAAGTTGTCATCATTGAGACTATCGGCACGTGGTGCCCAAACTGTACTGACCAGACGGTTTTTCTTGCTCCATGGTTTAAAAAGAATCAAAAACGTGGTGTGGAAGCTATTGCAATAGGCTTCGAACAGAAAGACGATCTGGAATATGCAAAATACACGCTGGGTAAACTGAAAGAGAAATATGGGATTACCTATGATATCTTATTTGGTGGGATAGCAGACAAAAAGATTGTTGCAGAAAAACTGCCTGCGCTCAACAAGTTTGTTGCTTTTCCGACGACGATCATTATTGACAGAAAAGGTGATGTCAGGGAAATTTATACCGGGTATACCGGAACGGTTACCGGTAAATATTACGAGGAGTACGAAAAGAAATTCAATAAAGTACTCGATGAACTTATCGCTGAACCTGTACCACAACTGGCAGTTGCTACAACGGCTGCCGGAAAATAA